A part of Nitrospirae bacterium YQR-1 genomic DNA contains:
- a CDS encoding helix-turn-helix domain-containing protein: MERLQTMKEITLILNISIATVYRLINKGLLTPVRISRKNLFKPSDITALIDTGKGL, translated from the coding sequence ATGGAAAGATTACAAACAATGAAAGAGATAACTTTGATTCTCAACATATCTATAGCTACCGTGTACCGTTTGATAAATAAGGGCTTGCTTACTCCGGTGAGGATAAGCCGGAAAAATCTCTTTAAGCCTTCTGATATAACGGCGCTTATTGATACCGGTAAAGGGCTGTAG
- a CDS encoding DUF4065 domain-containing protein, with translation MATTVNTLNIKQEVSGVYSCNDIANYFLFKAEEGEELISNLKLQKLVYYAQGLYLIFFKKPLFEESIEAWTYGPVIPTLYHRYKESGAGSIPPPENFTPDVIAENDREFLDEIFDVFGQFSAIRLKDIAHEDMCWKQAYDKGTGTIITHEAMTEDLVKYVRNA, from the coding sequence ATGGCAACTACGGTTAATACTTTAAATATTAAACAAGAGGTATCCGGTGTGTATTCTTGTAATGATATAGCTAATTACTTTCTTTTTAAAGCAGAAGAGGGAGAAGAGCTTATTTCTAACCTCAAGCTTCAAAAGCTTGTATATTATGCACAAGGGTTATATCTTATCTTCTTCAAAAAACCTCTTTTTGAGGAATCTATTGAAGCATGGACATACGGACCGGTTATCCCTACTCTTTATCATAGGTATAAAGAGTCTGGAGCAGGGAGCATCCCTCCTCCGGAAAACTTTACGCCAGATGTAATTGCTGAAAATGACCGTGAGTTTTTAGATGAAATATTTGATGTTTTCGGACAGTTTTCTGCTATACGACTTAAGGATATTGCTCATGAAGATATGTGTTGGAAACAAGCCTATGACAAGGGTACAGGTACAATTATAACGCATGAGGCAATGACTGAAGACTTAGTAAAATACGTGCGTAATGCCTAA